The Gemella haemolysans genome includes a region encoding these proteins:
- a CDS encoding DUF2232 domain-containing protein: protein MDNNISDLLTKEIAKAMLNRFFFKEPSNLKIFAYSVGYILLILLGTLLNIEIVAAFLSVFPLTYVLGAKGLKLYLPLIVSGGIILALLGSPIMMFWFGIHMVVAYIIYKTIDLRLSKLFLVVAIATVLFLGIAIYVFLSIRLGNITIDSKQILEFINNYVNSMVEMNQNVDKNLVLESFSSMQRTFPVTLFIMLFVYSLLMVQYTLSLLAREYVIIPAFPRFSRVTLSPKSGYIYIGVSLITLLFEMGLDENKYSFWNILFQNISGVLALAFILNGLFTAYFFIEQKTKNKVTIAKPIAFVLMLIFSPIFELLGFIDSIFKLREGYIIMKKGE, encoded by the coding sequence TTGGATAATAACATTTCAGATTTATTGACAAAAGAAATTGCAAAAGCAATGTTAAATAGATTTTTCTTTAAAGAACCTAGTAATTTAAAAATATTTGCATATTCAGTTGGATATATATTATTAATATTATTAGGAACATTACTAAATATCGAAATTGTTGCAGCATTTCTTTCTGTGTTTCCTCTTACATACGTACTTGGAGCTAAAGGATTAAAATTGTATCTTCCGTTGATTGTTTCAGGGGGGATAATATTAGCACTGTTAGGATCTCCAATAATGATGTTTTGGTTTGGGATTCACATGGTTGTTGCATATATAATATATAAAACTATAGATTTACGTTTATCAAAGTTATTTTTAGTGGTAGCAATAGCGACAGTATTATTTTTAGGAATTGCTATATATGTATTTTTATCTATAAGATTAGGTAATATAACTATAGATAGTAAACAAATTTTGGAGTTTATTAATAACTATGTAAATTCAATGGTAGAGATGAATCAAAATGTAGATAAAAATTTAGTTTTGGAGAGTTTCTCAAGCATGCAAAGAACATTTCCAGTAACTTTATTCATAATGTTGTTTGTATATAGTTTATTAATGGTACAATATACACTTTCTTTATTGGCTAGAGAATATGTGATTATTCCAGCTTTTCCGAGATTTAGTCGCGTAACATTAAGCCCGAAAAGTGGCTATATTTACATCGGAGTTTCTTTAATTACATTGTTATTTGAGATGGGATTAGATGAAAATAAATATAGTTTCTGGAATATATTGTTCCAAAATATATCAGGTGTACTAGCATTAGCATTTATTCTAAATGGTTTGTTTACAGCATATTTCTTTATCGAACAAAAAACTAAGAATAAGGTCACTATAGCAAAACCAATCGCATTTGTTTTAATGTTAATCTTCAGTCCAATTTTTGAATTACTTGGATTTATAGATAGTATATTCAAATTAAGAGAAGGTTATATCATTATGAAGAAGGGGGAATAG
- a CDS encoding DHH family phosphoesterase, with product MNGKRKYELIISTIFLIGAILCGIFDIFSLVIYLLIGLLIFVFYILQKKKAVEQMERYISKLTNRIKDSSEKGINKFPIGIIVIDENKNIEWANNFIYKNIKVEEIKGLNILELMPEISELFELETPVDNQFEIFGKFYKVNYQKDSGYIYFFDITESKVVMQRFRDTRPIILNLSLDNYEDVYDSLEDEVASRLDATVVVTLTDWAKKNSIYLKRIDDDRFIGLLNVKDLKKIEKEKFQILDTIRNLKEEFDAPITLSIGVGMGTDFLPELGELAKSSLDLALGRGGDQVAMKDVDGTIRFYGGKTNPQEKRTRIKARVVSNALADIVSDSDKIIVMGHKRPDFDAVGACVGIYTFSKIVGKECYIILNDSDRDETIQKVMFEIDNSDEQLSKVFVDSDEAWELMTPQTTLIVVDTSDASRVIDAAILSKANRKVIIDHHRRGEDIITNPLLTYIEPYASSASELIAELIEYQTKIEKITPIAATIMLGGIVVDTQNFSIRTGSRTFDAAAYLRSNGADPTRVKTILKEPFENFMNRVEIINNSIQKTPEIIMAKAPEDKYYTNVMLAQSADLLLTLKGIECSFAIGYLEEGKVGISARSLGNINVQLIMEELGGGGHLANAATQIEGINLDEALERLNDAIDKILS from the coding sequence ATGAATGGAAAAAGAAAATATGAATTGATAATTTCAACTATTTTTCTAATAGGAGCAATACTTTGCGGAATATTTGATATTTTTAGTTTAGTTATTTATTTATTAATAGGTCTTTTAATCTTCGTATTCTATATTCTTCAGAAGAAAAAAGCTGTAGAACAGATGGAAAGGTATATTAGTAAATTAACTAATAGAATAAAAGATTCATCAGAAAAAGGAATTAATAAGTTTCCTATTGGTATAATTGTAATAGATGAAAATAAGAATATTGAATGGGCTAATAACTTTATCTATAAAAATATAAAAGTTGAAGAGATAAAAGGTCTAAATATCTTAGAACTTATGCCGGAAATTTCAGAGTTATTTGAACTGGAAACTCCGGTAGATAATCAGTTTGAAATCTTTGGTAAATTTTATAAAGTTAACTATCAAAAAGATAGTGGTTATATTTACTTCTTTGATATTACAGAAAGTAAAGTTGTTATGCAGAGATTTAGAGATACAAGGCCTATTATTCTTAATCTAAGTCTTGATAATTATGAAGATGTTTATGATTCGTTAGAAGATGAAGTAGCGAGTAGATTAGATGCTACTGTAGTTGTTACTTTAACAGATTGGGCTAAGAAAAATAGTATTTATCTAAAAAGAATCGATGACGATAGATTTATTGGACTTTTAAATGTCAAAGATTTAAAGAAAATAGAAAAAGAAAAATTCCAGATTTTAGATACTATTAGAAATCTAAAAGAAGAATTCGATGCACCTATTACTTTAAGTATAGGTGTAGGTATGGGAACTGACTTCTTGCCAGAATTAGGAGAACTTGCGAAGAGTTCACTTGATTTAGCTTTAGGGCGTGGTGGAGACCAGGTTGCTATGAAAGATGTTGATGGTACGATTAGATTTTATGGCGGTAAAACAAATCCACAAGAAAAACGTACTAGAATTAAGGCACGTGTTGTATCTAATGCGTTAGCCGATATTGTAAGTGATAGTGATAAAATAATCGTAATGGGACATAAACGACCTGACTTCGATGCTGTTGGAGCTTGTGTAGGGATTTACACATTTTCTAAAATAGTAGGTAAAGAATGTTACATTATTTTAAATGATAGTGACAGAGATGAAACAATTCAAAAAGTAATGTTTGAAATTGATAATTCTGATGAACAATTGTCAAAAGTGTTTGTCGATAGTGATGAAGCTTGGGAACTTATGACTCCTCAAACAACATTAATCGTTGTAGATACTTCTGATGCATCACGTGTTATTGATGCTGCGATATTATCTAAGGCTAATAGAAAAGTTATTATTGATCACCATAGACGCGGTGAGGATATAATTACTAATCCGTTGTTAACTTACATTGAACCTTATGCATCATCTGCATCGGAATTAATCGCAGAATTAATAGAGTATCAAACTAAGATAGAAAAAATCACTCCTATTGCAGCAACGATTATGCTTGGTGGAATAGTGGTAGATACTCAAAACTTCTCAATAAGAACTGGTTCTAGAACGTTTGATGCAGCTGCTTATTTACGAAGTAATGGAGCTGATCCAACGAGAGTAAAAACAATTCTAAAAGAACCGTTTGAGAACTTTATGAATAGGGTAGAAATTATTAATAATTCTATCCAAAAAACACCGGAGATAATAATGGCAAAAGCCCCTGAAGATAAATATTATACTAATGTAATGCTTGCTCAAAGTGCAGACTTACTGCTAACTCTTAAAGGAATTGAATGTAGTTTTGCTATAGGATATTTAGAAGAAGGTAAAGTTGGAATTTCAGCAAGATCATTAGGTAATATAAATGTTCAATTAATTATGGAGGAGCTTGGTGGTGGAGGTCATCTTGCCAACGCAGCAACTCAAATAGAGGGAATTAATTTAGACGAAGCTTTAGAACGACTAAATGATGCCATCGATAAAATATTATCATAA
- the rplI gene encoding 50S ribosomal protein L9: MKVIFLEDVKGKGKKGDVKEIADGYAKFLITNKKAVAATNANMATLKGQQKRVEKDKQEELVQANLLAKQLEGLEVTIKVKSGEGGRLFGSVSSKQIVEELKKQHDLKVDKKKIDLPHGIQSLGYTNVKIKLHNQVEGTIKVHVVEQ, encoded by the coding sequence ATGAAAGTTATATTTTTAGAAGACGTTAAAGGAAAAGGTAAAAAAGGAGATGTTAAGGAAATTGCAGATGGATATGCAAAATTCTTAATAACAAATAAAAAAGCTGTAGCAGCAACTAATGCTAATATGGCAACACTTAAAGGACAACAAAAACGTGTTGAAAAAGATAAACAAGAAGAATTAGTTCAAGCTAACTTACTTGCGAAACAATTAGAAGGTCTTGAAGTGACAATTAAAGTTAAATCTGGAGAAGGTGGAAGATTATTCGGATCAGTATCTTCTAAACAAATTGTTGAAGAACTTAAGAAACAACATGACCTTAAAGTTGATAAGAAAAAAATCGACTTACCACACGGTATCCAATCTTTAGGATATACAAATGTAAAAATCAAACTACACAACCAAGTAGAAGGAACTATTAAAGTTCACGTGGTGGAGCAATAA
- the dnaB gene encoding replicative DNA helicase, with amino-acid sequence MKYHIDSVVMAEQSLLGALMQEPEKLIEVKATVDPEDFYDERNKDIYSAILRLDEMEIIPDTTTIFEEINNSGAFRTVDASLYIVDLYDITPSSRNIMHYANLVKRYSIYREIRAALLNSTEEMNQGNADIDSLTATLFDQVERAMERAKTSQFKNMKDVTDEVFKEILARMAGEGQNVAVPTGYGALDKLVGFGKGDLIILAARPAMGKTAFALNIALNIAGKNPRSEEEKRTVALFSLEMGADQLVSRMICSEGMIDSEKIKKGDLDNDDLMKLETAVHFLNQKNVFIEDSAFIKVNEVRAKCKLLKAEHGLDLVVIDYLQLLQGSKRTDNRQQEVSEISRSLKQMARELECPVIALSQLSRSVESRQDKRPMMSDLRESGSIEQDADIVSFLYRGDYYRSEDADENEPQETSDVSTIEVIIAKNRHGQTGTAELAFMKRYNKFVSKTYAE; translated from the coding sequence ATGAAATATCACATAGATTCTGTTGTAATGGCAGAACAATCGTTATTAGGGGCTCTGATGCAAGAGCCAGAGAAATTAATAGAAGTCAAAGCAACGGTTGATCCGGAAGACTTTTATGATGAACGAAATAAAGATATTTATAGTGCTATTTTACGTTTAGATGAAATGGAGATAATACCTGACACCACTACGATTTTTGAAGAAATAAATAATAGTGGGGCATTCAGAACAGTGGATGCCTCATTATATATAGTGGACTTGTATGATATTACTCCAAGTTCTCGTAATATTATGCACTATGCGAACTTAGTAAAAAGATATTCGATATATAGAGAAATTCGAGCGGCACTTTTAAATAGTACTGAAGAGATGAATCAAGGTAATGCTGACATAGACTCTTTAACTGCTACATTATTCGATCAAGTTGAACGTGCGATGGAACGAGCGAAAACATCTCAGTTTAAAAATATGAAAGATGTTACTGATGAAGTTTTTAAAGAAATCTTAGCTCGTATGGCTGGAGAAGGTCAGAATGTTGCTGTACCTACAGGATATGGAGCATTAGACAAACTTGTAGGCTTTGGTAAAGGGGATTTAATTATCCTTGCAGCTCGTCCTGCGATGGGGAAAACAGCATTTGCGCTTAATATCGCACTTAATATCGCTGGGAAAAATCCTCGTTCAGAAGAAGAGAAGAGAACAGTTGCACTATTCTCATTAGAGATGGGAGCAGACCAACTTGTCTCTAGGATGATTTGTAGTGAAGGAATGATAGATTCTGAAAAAATTAAAAAAGGTGATTTAGATAATGATGATCTAATGAAACTTGAAACAGCGGTTCATTTCTTAAATCAAAAAAATGTCTTTATTGAAGATAGTGCTTTTATCAAAGTAAATGAAGTAAGAGCAAAATGTAAGTTATTAAAAGCAGAACATGGTCTAGATCTTGTTGTTATCGATTATCTTCAACTTCTTCAAGGAAGTAAGAGAACTGATAATAGGCAACAAGAGGTATCTGAGATTTCTCGTAGTTTAAAACAGATGGCAAGGGAACTAGAATGTCCAGTTATTGCTTTATCTCAGCTATCTCGTAGTGTTGAGTCTAGACAAGATAAACGTCCTATGATGAGTGACCTTAGGGAATCTGGAAGTATTGAGCAAGATGCTGATATAGTTTCATTCTTATATCGTGGGGATTATTATAGAAGTGAAGATGCCGATGAAAATGAACCCCAAGAAACAAGTGATGTTTCAACTATTGAAGTAATTATTGCTAAAAATAGGCATGGACAAACAGGTACTGCAGAACTTGCATTTATGAAACGATATAATAAATTCGTATCGAAAACTTATGCTGAATAG